The following proteins come from a genomic window of Lycium ferocissimum isolate CSIRO_LF1 chromosome 4, AGI_CSIRO_Lferr_CH_V1, whole genome shotgun sequence:
- the LOC132053251 gene encoding uncharacterized protein LOC132053251 isoform X1, whose translation MAAAEGILYDTLTPLSPNEHEPYIVFRNEISQSTLHCPSPETAAPDYFSLDLNSDGADVDNSSVLTPVPAVTTPLTVKGLEGNWFRANCRFKSPMLQLHKEIIDFCEFLSPTPEEQASRNEAIECVFDVIRYIWPNCKPEVFGSFKTGLYLPTSDVDLVILGSDIRSPQIGLQALSRALSQKGVAKKIQVISKARVPIIKFVEKKSGISFDISFDVENGPKAAEFIKDAMSSWPPLRPLCLILKVFLQQRELNEVYTGGIGSYALLVMLIAMLQNHRSGQASAEQNLGILLVNFFDIYGRKLNTSDVGVSCNGEGTFFLKSSKGFSIKGKQSLISIEDPQTPENDIGKSSFNYFQVRSAFAMAFTTLTNAKAIFALGPNKSILGTIIRPDEVLVERKGGSNGEVTFNNLLPGAGEGLQQYGDQQEIYCNWQLNDDDEEALPRGNGIVEDGGAQSSGKKRKSSKDKHSAKKVKENGHSSNVRDEENSSRKEKSSKKHWKHNRW comes from the exons ATGGCAGCAGCTGAGGGGATTTTATACGATACTCTAACCCCTCTCTCCCCCAACGAACATGAACCGTACATCGTATTCCGTAACGAAATCTCTCAATCAACACTCCACTGTCCTTCACCTGAAACCGCCGCACCTGATTATTTCTCACTCGACCTTAACAGTGACGGTGCTGACGTGGATAACAGTTCCGTTTTAACGCCGGTGCCAGCTGTTACTACTCCGTTAACGGTTAAAGGACTTGAAGGCAATTGGTTTCGTGCTAATTGTAGGTTTAAAAGTCCTATGCTTCAGCTTCACAAAG AGATAATAGATTTTTGTGAGTTTTTATCACCGACACCGGAGGAACAAGCATCTCGTAATGAAGCAATAGAATGTGTTTTTGATGTTATCAGATATATCTGGCCCAACTGTAAG cCAGAGGTCTTCGGATCATTCAAGACAGGACTTTATCTCCCTACTAGTGATGTTGAT CTGGTGATTTTAGGGTCAGATATTAGAAGTCCTCAAATTGGGTTACAAGCTCTTTCCAGAGCTCTTTCACAAAAAGGAGTTGCAAAGAAGATACAG GTGATTTCAAAGGCTCGTGTACCAATAATCAAATTTGTGGAGAAGAAAAGTGGCATTTCATTTGACATAAG CTTTGATGTGGAAAATGGACCCAAAGCTGCTGAATTTATTAAG GATGCTATGTCTAGCTGGCCTCCTCTGCGTCCATTATGCTTGATATTGAAAGTGTTCTTGCAACAGAGAGAGTTAAATGAG GTTTATACTGGTGGGATTGGTTCTTATGCACTGCTTGTAATGCTCATAGCAATGCTGCAG AATCATCGAAGTGGACAAGCTTCTGCGGAACAGAATTTGGGAATTCTTTTG GTTAATTTCTTTGATATTTATGGACGCAAATTAAATACATCAGATGTTGGTGTATCTTGTAATGGAGAAGGTACCTTCTTCCTGAAGAGTAGCAAAGG GTTCTCAATTAAAGGAAAGCAATCGCTTATTTCCATTGAGGATCCACAG ACACCAGAAAATGACATAGGAAAGAGCTCCTTCAATTATTTTCAG GTCAGATCTGCTTTTGCAATGGCTTTCACGACATTGACAAATGCAAAAGCCATATTTGCCCTAGGTCCCAACAAGAGTATTCTTGGCACGATAATTAGACCAGATGAAGTACTAGTGGAAAGGAAAGGGGGTTCAAATGGGGAAGTGACTTTTAACAACTTGCTTCCAGGCGCTGGGGAGGGACTGCAGCAGTATGGTGACCAGCAGGAGATCTATTGTAACTGGCAATTAAATGATGACGATGAAGAAGCACTCCCGCGAGGAAATGGGATTGTTGAGGATGGTGGTGCTCAATCCTCAGGAAAGAAGAGGAAATCGTCAAAGGATAAACATTCTGCTAAGAAGGTGAAGGAAAACGGGCATAGTAGTAATGTCAGAGATGAAGAAAATTCCTCGAGGAAAGAGAAAAGTTCGAAGAAGCATTGGAAACATAACAGATGGTGA
- the LOC132053251 gene encoding uncharacterized protein LOC132053251 isoform X2, with protein sequence MLQLHKEIIDFCEFLSPTPEEQASRNEAIECVFDVIRYIWPNCKPEVFGSFKTGLYLPTSDVDLVILGSDIRSPQIGLQALSRALSQKGVAKKIQVISKARVPIIKFVEKKSGISFDISFDVENGPKAAEFIKDAMSSWPPLRPLCLILKVFLQQRELNEVYTGGIGSYALLVMLIAMLQNHRSGQASAEQNLGILLVNFFDIYGRKLNTSDVGVSCNGEGTFFLKSSKGFSIKGKQSLISIEDPQTPENDIGKSSFNYFQVRSAFAMAFTTLTNAKAIFALGPNKSILGTIIRPDEVLVERKGGSNGEVTFNNLLPGAGEGLQQYGDQQEIYCNWQLNDDDEEALPRGNGIVEDGGAQSSGKKRKSSKDKHSAKKVKENGHSSNVRDEENSSRKEKSSKKHWKHNRW encoded by the exons ATGCTCCAGCTTCACAAAG AGATAATAGATTTTTGTGAGTTTTTATCACCGACACCGGAGGAACAAGCATCTCGTAATGAAGCAATAGAATGTGTTTTTGATGTTATCAGATATATCTGGCCCAACTGTAAG cCAGAGGTCTTCGGATCATTCAAGACAGGACTTTATCTCCCTACTAGTGATGTTGAT CTGGTGATTTTAGGGTCAGATATTAGAAGTCCTCAAATTGGGTTACAAGCTCTTTCCAGAGCTCTTTCACAAAAAGGAGTTGCAAAGAAGATACAG GTGATTTCAAAGGCTCGTGTACCAATAATCAAATTTGTGGAGAAGAAAAGTGGCATTTCATTTGACATAAG CTTTGATGTGGAAAATGGACCCAAAGCTGCTGAATTTATTAAG GATGCTATGTCTAGCTGGCCTCCTCTGCGTCCATTATGCTTGATATTGAAAGTGTTCTTGCAACAGAGAGAGTTAAATGAG GTTTATACTGGTGGGATTGGTTCTTATGCACTGCTTGTAATGCTCATAGCAATGCTGCAG AATCATCGAAGTGGACAAGCTTCTGCGGAACAGAATTTGGGAATTCTTTTG GTTAATTTCTTTGATATTTATGGACGCAAATTAAATACATCAGATGTTGGTGTATCTTGTAATGGAGAAGGTACCTTCTTCCTGAAGAGTAGCAAAGG GTTCTCAATTAAAGGAAAGCAATCGCTTATTTCCATTGAGGATCCACAG ACACCAGAAAATGACATAGGAAAGAGCTCCTTCAATTATTTTCAG GTCAGATCTGCTTTTGCAATGGCTTTCACGACATTGACAAATGCAAAAGCCATATTTGCCCTAGGTCCCAACAAGAGTATTCTTGGCACGATAATTAGACCAGATGAAGTACTAGTGGAAAGGAAAGGGGGTTCAAATGGGGAAGTGACTTTTAACAACTTGCTTCCAGGCGCTGGGGAGGGACTGCAGCAGTATGGTGACCAGCAGGAGATCTATTGTAACTGGCAATTAAATGATGACGATGAAGAAGCACTCCCGCGAGGAAATGGGATTGTTGAGGATGGTGGTGCTCAATCCTCAGGAAAGAAGAGGAAATCGTCAAAGGATAAACATTCTGCTAAGAAGGTGAAGGAAAACGGGCATAGTAGTAATGTCAGAGATGAAGAAAATTCCTCGAGGAAAGAGAAAAGTTCGAAGAAGCATTGGAAACATAACAGATGGTGA
- the LOC132053252 gene encoding probable ubiquitin-conjugating enzyme E2 26, which produces METRYVSQNSKKRVFPGGSSIDAEVVEISRPANWSSKSKSPKQKEVIFHEIIDIDVDEDCSDVNRVDGNVESSGKGKDILVGGPVDGVQSSKNNCPSASDNPIVLDDFGYDDLLYDDSLYDDYSVLQSHFDYMDIPTGVEATIPWMSGPIKEQTVSTTTSTSGRVVGSSNEKSFEGVNSSKIHSSGATATLDWHNQSKIYEESLSQYGKKIGSSDATASYGWGNQSIPPSGSYFSKYPMGPTPMSDWTNVLLNQTTPVSSEFTHASGSMNYFPQSLHKSAATAASPSIPSGQLGETLKKFRLFKKFDTVDDHSDHHYSKQASSGNQPPKNWAKKIQEEWKILEKDLPDTIFVRVYESRMDLLRAVIMGADGTPYHDGLFFFDVFFPSNYPNVPPLVHYHSFGLRINPNLYNCGKVCLSLLNTWSGKGKEKWMPRSSTMLQVLVSIQGLILNAKPYFNEPGHASSEGTKRGDESSLRYSENTFILNLKTMVFSMRRPPKHFEDFVIGHFFQSAQDILVACKAYTEGAQVGSLVRGGVQDVDEGDKSCSPTFKASLAGFIKTVIDTFKEIGARDCDKFLPLAQIGTGGVVPVVPANASYYYG; this is translated from the exons ATGGAGACACGATATGTCTCTCAAAATTCCAA GAAAAGAGTATTTCCAGGTGGGAGTTCAATTGATGCTGAGGTAGTGGAAATCTCGCGACCTGCCAATTGGAGTTCGAAATCGAAGTCTCCTAAGCAAAAGGAG GTTATTTTCCATGAAATAATAGATATTGATGTGGATGAAGATTGTAGTGATGTTAATCGTGTTGATGGAAATGTAGAATCTAGTGGCAAGGGAAAG GATATTTTGGTCGGTGGACCAGTAGATGGGGTTCAGTCGTCAAAGAACAACTGCCCTTCAGCATCTGATAATCCAATTGTGTTAGATGATTTTGGTTATGATGACTTACTGTATGACGACTCACTGTATGACGACTATTCTGTTTTGCAATCACATTTTGATTACATGGATATTCCCACTGGAGTTGAGGCTACAATCCCATGGATGTCGGGCCCCATCAAAGAACAAACGGTGTCAACCACTACCAGTACTTCAGGGAGAGTCGTTGGAAGTTCAAATGAGAAGAGTTTTGAGGGAGTAAATAGTTCAAAGATCCACTCATCCGGTGCTACAGCTACTTTGGATTGGCATAACCAATCTAAAATATATGAAGAGTCATTATCTCAATATGGAAAGAAAATAGGTTCATCCGATGCTACAGCCTCTTATGGTTGGGGCAACCAATCAATTCCCCCTAGTGGGTCTTATTTCTCAAAATACCCCATGGGACCCACTCCCATGTCTGATTGGACCAATGTATTACTTAATCAAACCACTCCGGTTTCATCTGAATTTACTCATGCATCAGGTTCTATGAACTATTTCCCTCAGAGTTTGCATAAAAGTGCAGCAACTgcagcaagtccttcaattccCTCGGGACAATTAGGTGAAACTCTGAAGAAATTCcgtcttttcaaaaaatttgataCTGTTGATGATCATTCGGACCATCACTATTCTAAACAGGCTTCTTCAGGGAACCAG CCTCCtaagaattgggccaagaaaataCAGGAAGAATGGAAGATACTGGAGAAAGATCTGCCTG ATACAATATTTGTCAGGGTGTACGAATCAAGAATGGATCTGTTAAGGGCAGTTATTATGGGAGCTGATGGGACTCCATATCATGATGGCCTTTTCTTCTTTGATGTTTTCTTTCCAAGCAATTATCCCAATGTTCCGCCG CTTGTGCACTACCATTCCTTTGGCCTTCGAATCAATCCTAATTTGTATAACTGTGGAAAAGTCTGCCTGAGTCTTCTTAACACTTGGAGTGGCAAAGGGAAGGAGAAATGGATGCCTCGTTCTTCTACTATGTTACAAGTTTTGGTATCCATACAGGGGCTGATATTAAATGCAAAGCCCTATTTCAATGAGCCAGGTCATGCAAGCTCGGAAGGGACAAAAAGAGGGGATGAAAGCTCACTGCGGTATAGTGAGAATACGTTCATTCTAAATCTGAAAACAATGGTCTTCTCCATGAGGCGGCCACCAAAG CATTTTGAGGATTTTGTAATAGGGCATTTCTTTCAAAGTGCTCAAGATATTCTCGTGGCGTGTAAAGCATACACGGAAGGTGCCCAAGTAGGTAGCCTTGTCCGGGGTGGTGTTCAGGACGTTGATGAGGGCGACAAAAGCTGCTCACCAACTTTCAAGGCTTCTTTAGCCGGGTTCATCAAGACAGTTATAGATACATTTAAAGAGATTGGTGCAAGGGATTGCGACAAATTTCTTCCCTTGGCACAGATAGGGACCGGAGGAGTAGTGCCAGTTGTTCCTGCGAACGCGAGCTATTATTATGGTTGA